A window of Uloborus diversus isolate 005 unplaced genomic scaffold, Udiv.v.3.1 scaffold_435, whole genome shotgun sequence genomic DNA:
aacaatgaatacttACCATTCCCTGCTGTAACAGTTTGTGGTTTGAATCGAATGAAAAAGGAATATATGCCTTGTTTGGGAACAAATAGGCCGATCAAAAACTGTACAGATGGTCCAAGCAACTCGCTGAGTGGAGCTGGTGAATTTGGAGTATCAGCATCGGAACGTATTGGTATAGCACGTTGCCAATCCCAGCTAAGTGGCAAAACTGACCACACGAAATCAAAGTTCGGAAAATTCGTCAACAAATACTCGCATTCAGATTCAGAAAGAAGAAGACTTTTTGATGTTACTGCTAAGGAATTCATCGACGCTTGTTCTTTTGATCAGCAGCACTGCtcgtttgaaaatttttcattattccaAAATTTGCATTACGGTAATTGTTTCACATTCAACaagattttaaataattcttcTTCAGTTCGCTCCCACAAAGTAGGAGTGAAGTCTGGTTTAACTCTCGTCATAGAATTAAACCCTACACAGGATATACCTGTTTCTCAATCTTCTGGAGTAAAAGTAGTTATTCATCATTCTGTAGACGATCCAAACCCAGAAGATGGCATTAGTGTTGCACCTGGTCAGGAGACATCATTTTCTATTAAACAGGTGATTACCAGAAGACTCCCACCTCCTTATAAAGACCGTTGCATGGATTACACAAACATGTATAGAGGTCGAGATGAGTGCATACTATTTTGTATACAAGAGCAAAATTACGCTTCTTGTTCATGCATTGATCCAACGCTCCCTCACATTAATGATTGGCCACGATGTAACATCAATAATGTTAACGATAGCTGCTGCTTGGATAATGTTTTAGGTAACATGACGAAAAAGGAACTGCCTTGTGACTGTCCTCTTCCGTGCGAAATGATAAGTTACAAAATTATCAAATCCGCTGCTCTATGGCCATCCAGATCTAGCTATTTGAAATCTATGAGTTTGAGTAATAGAAGTCTGACCGAGATAAGGCTCTCCAAAACCAGAATTCAGATCTATTATTCCACTTTGgaacagaaagtgttcgagcaGAAAGCggtttttcaaaattcagaactTTTTAGTCATTTGGGTAGCGAACTTGGTTTGTGGTTGGGATTATCCCTTGCTGCTGCTTTTGAATTAATGGAAAACATTATACATTTGTTTAGATATTGCTTGACGAAACACTAGTAGTTAAATGTCGTACAATAAATAAAATGCGCATTGATGACTCTGTTCATGAACCAAAGTCTTTCATGATCCAAATACCTTAATCTAGGTTTTTTTCGTCTTAGAAGGAAATCGGAAtaattttgtgttaaaaatttatcgattaaataaaaagcaatttccatatttaaaaattcctttaaactCAATCAAAAATTGGTAAAAGCAAAtattaagttttattataaaagtcaatttttaaaccAACTCCAATTTAAAGCTGAAGACAAGCGATTACATCCTTTTAGCTTTAATTCCTaatcactgcaaaaaaaaaaaaaaaaaaaaatatattgatttaaaattggTTCAAAACTTACActtattaaaaaactaaacagTGTTTGCAAATATATCAgagagtaaaatttttaaaacatcatgaTCATCATCATAATCCAACACAGTTACCAAATGTTCTCTCCACAAGTTTCGGTAGCTCATTATAATATCTAACATTGGTTCATTTGTTTCCGTTGTTTACTGGGTATTTGATTCTTTTAGTTTGAGGCTTATGAGTAGAAGATTTTATAAGTGGACATGGAATTCAACTTAAACTCGCACGCAACCCCCAACCCGGAGGGCTAGGATGTTTCTTTTCGTCTAGAACCTACCCTTTGACATGTCCCCCTGTCCGGTTCTGGATTGTCCGCCTGGGAAAGCATTCTCAGATATTAGTAAATGTTAGTTTTTTCGAACTATTGTTTtaatccgaattttttttttcccatgaagCTATTCAAGTCCACTATGAAAATAATAACCAACAGAGATCATGTTAGCTTAATGTACagctttaattaattaattaatttttcatttttgtgatcAGTGGCTGATACAAGAGCTGAGTCATGAAAATCATGGTTCCCGCCCCCCTAAACCGTCAGCAGTGttttattatgagaaaaattttttgctgaaaagttgATCACATTTTAGCAGTTTTTCGGGTTATAAatgattatttgaaaaataaaattgattgcgactaattaaaaaaaagaattaaatcaatatttttttcaagccaTCTTTTTGTAGCATTACATGTATCAGTTTCTTAAAATCTTGTGAAAGATGCAGACCGTAAAGCAGCTTAGCTGAAGAACTTTTCCGTAAAGCTATTCTCTAGgttctaataaattaaaaagtaatgaagAATAATCTACTGTCTAATCCTGTTTTATACAGCAAATTAATTTGGCAAGATTTATTGTAAAACTCATTACTGTGCAGCAGACATCGCG
This region includes:
- the LOC129233464 gene encoding degenerin deg-1-like, with amino-acid sequence MENVSKSNFKDGLLVIMERNKNPTAVSQGRQNNLASTTEKMLQKSSIYAISQVGKSKSLSRRFLWIVVLIAALSGCSYEIYKFLMHYFLYPVVINLLIQNNEYLPFPAVTVCGLNRMKKEYMPCLGTNRPIKNCTDGPSNSLSGAGEFGVSASERIGIARCQSQLSGKTDHTKSKFGKFVNKYSHSDSERRRLFDVTAKEFIDACSFDQQHCSFENFSLFQNLHYGNCFTFNKILNNSSSVRSHKVGVKSGLTLVIELNPTQDIPVSQSSGVKVVIHHSVDDPNPEDGISVAPGQETSFSIKQVITRRLPPPYKDRCMDYTNMYRGRDECILFCIQEQNYASCSCIDPTLPHINDWPRCNINNVNDSCCLDNVLGNMTKKELPCDCPLPCEMISYKIIKSAALWPSRSSYLKSMSLSNRSLTEIRLSKTRIQIYYSTLEQKVFEQKAVFQNSELFSHLGSELGLWLGLSLAAAFELMENIIHLFRYCLTKH